The Cohnella abietis genome has a segment encoding these proteins:
- a CDS encoding alpha-mannosidase, giving the protein MFWTEEKLEARVKELASWRYREAQRIEVFRALVDEEGEVGVRPPEGGQWRDMKQGDRWEGRDLYLWLDANVSIPAEWTNRRVVGLFDFGLTGAGNNSGFESLLYLNGVPYQGVDSNHKEVFLPEGAAGTTVRVQFRLWSGLEGGGEPQQQEHRLHRAEIVWLDEATDRFYYMSKAVLQTIKVLSSGIAERTDLLTALDRSFLSIDWSRPGSERFYESISAAEDELRQAIEAIPRNNSSVTVRCIGHTHIDVAWLWRLKHTREKSARSFSTVLRLMELFPEYVFLQTQPQLYEYLKNDYPDIYAALKERVKEGRWEAAGGMWLEADCNLTSGESIVRQLLYGTKFLREEFGTECTYLWLPDVFGYSWALPQILRKSGISTFMTTKISWNQYNRMPHDTFQWRGIDGSKVLTHFITTPEDSDNWWYTYNGDITASSVQGIWDKYRDKEVNRELLLSYGYGDGGGGVNREHLEMRRQLANMPGLPKVETGRADEYFAKLQQTVEQSDRYVHTWDGELYLEYHRGTYTSQAYNKRMNRKLELLSRDAEWLQVCRAALSGDWSNYPQEQLDESWKIILRNQFHDIIPGSSIPEVYHDSREEYEQAKDTLEDCRVQAITALSDKGTVGDDEYVIWNASSWSYNGLVAVENCAKDTAWRDAEGRLLVSEFDGERHWVKVQDVPALGFVTLRREDSLEAETKGVSPFSIRDRAIDTPFYELEWNEKGQLTRLYDRAAGREVLAPGNRANVLQVFEDKPKMFEAWDIDIYYGEKMQEIDGLVSSQVEVGLLRTVVTFVWSYMDSSIRQRMIVYADNRRIDFETEVDWQERQQLLKVAFPVDIRTTEATYDIQFGNVKRPTHWNTSWDYARFETVGHQWVDLSEHGYGVSLLNDCKYGHDIKDGVIRLTLIKSATYPDPGADQGEHLFTYALYPHEGDWREGHTAQAAWQLNQPVYATAGRAPTPKFSLLRLVQGDAMIDAVKRAEDGMGLIVRLHEYKGGRSQIALASDVPIQSWQETDLLERPLETAAQSGPIILDLSPYEIKTIRISLR; this is encoded by the coding sequence ATGTTTTGGACAGAGGAAAAGCTAGAAGCGAGAGTTAAAGAGCTAGCGTCATGGCGTTATCGGGAGGCGCAGCGTATCGAGGTGTTTCGTGCGCTTGTCGATGAGGAAGGCGAAGTCGGGGTTCGTCCTCCGGAGGGGGGCCAGTGGCGTGACATGAAACAGGGCGACCGCTGGGAAGGAAGAGATCTTTATCTCTGGCTCGATGCCAACGTATCTATTCCAGCAGAGTGGACTAACCGCCGGGTTGTCGGCTTATTTGATTTCGGGCTTACTGGCGCAGGTAACAACTCAGGCTTTGAATCTTTACTCTATTTGAATGGTGTGCCTTACCAAGGCGTGGATTCAAACCATAAAGAGGTGTTTCTGCCTGAAGGTGCAGCGGGAACGACTGTCCGGGTCCAGTTCCGATTGTGGTCAGGACTCGAAGGGGGAGGCGAGCCTCAGCAGCAGGAGCATCGGCTTCACCGCGCTGAAATCGTGTGGCTAGACGAAGCAACGGATCGCTTCTATTATATGTCCAAAGCTGTGCTACAGACGATAAAGGTACTAAGCTCTGGCATCGCTGAGCGGACAGATCTATTAACGGCGCTTGATCGTTCCTTCCTCAGCATCGACTGGTCCCGACCAGGCTCGGAGCGCTTTTACGAGTCGATTAGTGCAGCAGAGGACGAGCTACGTCAGGCGATTGAGGCAATACCTCGCAACAACTCATCAGTGACGGTGCGATGCATTGGGCATACACATATTGATGTTGCATGGCTATGGCGGCTAAAGCATACGCGGGAAAAGTCGGCTCGCTCGTTCAGTACGGTACTAAGACTAATGGAGCTTTTTCCCGAATATGTGTTTCTCCAGACGCAGCCACAGCTCTATGAATATTTGAAAAATGATTATCCAGACATCTATGCTGCGCTGAAGGAACGGGTGAAGGAAGGTCGCTGGGAAGCGGCCGGAGGCATGTGGCTAGAGGCGGATTGCAATCTGACAAGCGGAGAATCTATTGTTCGCCAGTTACTATATGGTACAAAGTTTCTTCGGGAGGAATTCGGCACAGAATGTACCTATTTGTGGCTGCCTGACGTATTTGGTTACAGCTGGGCGTTGCCGCAAATTCTGCGGAAAAGTGGCATTAGCACCTTTATGACGACCAAGATCAGCTGGAACCAATATAACCGGATGCCGCATGACACGTTCCAATGGCGTGGTATTGATGGCAGCAAGGTGTTAACGCATTTCATCACGACACCTGAAGACAGTGATAATTGGTGGTATACGTATAATGGAGATATCACCGCTTCAAGCGTGCAAGGCATTTGGGATAAATATCGAGACAAAGAGGTTAATCGCGAGCTGCTCCTCTCCTATGGCTACGGGGATGGCGGGGGAGGTGTTAACCGCGAGCACTTAGAAATGCGTAGACAGCTAGCTAATATGCCTGGCTTGCCGAAGGTGGAGACAGGACGCGCGGATGAATACTTCGCTAAGCTACAGCAAACGGTTGAACAATCCGATCGTTATGTACATACGTGGGATGGTGAGCTTTATCTCGAATATCATCGCGGAACGTATACGAGTCAGGCGTATAACAAACGAATGAACCGCAAGCTGGAGCTGCTCTCACGTGATGCGGAGTGGCTGCAGGTTTGTCGTGCTGCGCTGAGTGGCGATTGGTCGAACTATCCGCAGGAACAGCTCGATGAAAGCTGGAAAATCATTTTGCGTAACCAGTTTCATGACATTATTCCAGGTTCGTCGATTCCTGAGGTTTATCATGACTCCAGAGAAGAATATGAGCAAGCGAAGGATACGCTAGAAGATTGCCGCGTACAGGCGATAACTGCACTTTCTGATAAGGGGACTGTAGGAGACGATGAATATGTCATCTGGAATGCCTCCTCCTGGTCTTACAATGGTTTAGTCGCCGTGGAGAACTGCGCGAAGGATACAGCTTGGCGAGATGCCGAGGGGCGTTTGCTAGTGTCCGAATTTGATGGTGAGCGCCATTGGGTAAAGGTACAGGATGTACCTGCATTAGGCTTCGTTACACTCCGTCGTGAAGATTCGCTGGAAGCGGAGACGAAGGGAGTATCACCATTTTCCATACGTGATCGCGCAATCGACACCCCTTTCTATGAACTGGAATGGAATGAAAAGGGTCAATTGACACGTCTATACGATCGCGCTGCAGGACGAGAGGTGCTTGCTCCCGGTAATCGTGCGAACGTACTTCAGGTATTCGAGGACAAGCCGAAGATGTTTGAAGCTTGGGATATTGATATTTACTATGGCGAGAAAATGCAGGAGATCGATGGGCTCGTTTCCAGTCAGGTTGAGGTGGGGCTGCTGCGTACTGTCGTCACATTCGTCTGGTCCTATATGGATTCTTCTATTCGTCAGCGGATGATTGTCTATGCGGACAACCGCCGGATCGACTTCGAGACAGAGGTAGATTGGCAGGAGCGTCAGCAGTTACTCAAGGTAGCTTTCCCAGTCGATATTCGAACGACAGAAGCGACCTATGATATTCAGTTTGGCAACGTTAAACGACCTACACATTGGAATACAAGCTGGGATTACGCGCGCTTCGAGACGGTCGGGCACCAATGGGTGGATCTGTCGGAGCATGGCTATGGCGTAAGTCTACTGAATGATTGTAAATATGGTCATGACATCAAGGATGGGGTCATTCGATTAACGTTGATCAAGTCAGCAACCTATCCTGATCCGGGAGCTGACCAGGGTGAGCATCTGTTCACCTATGCGCTCTATCCGCATGAAGGGGATTGGAGAGAGGGCCATACCGCACAGGCGGCATGGCAGCTGAATCAGCCTGTATATGCAACTGCTGGTCGCGCCCCGACACCAAAGTTCTCGTTGCTACGGCTTGTACAAGGAGATGCGATGATCGATGCTGTTAAACGTGCAGAGGATGGCATGGGGTTAATTGTCCGATTGCACGAGTACAAGGGCGGAAGAAGCCAGATTGCGCTCGCAAGCGATGTGCCGATTCAGTCTTGGCAAGAAACAGATTTACTGGAGCGGCCTTTGGAAACTGCTGCTCAGTCTGGTCCAATCATCTTAGATCTCTCGCCTTATGAAATTAAAACGATACGGATTTCGCTCAGATAA
- a CDS encoding DUF3992 domain-containing protein: protein MGCNSSSSALSCCPDKEYVQDKVCSPWSGTGAVAAVDVIVYSNNITQNIVGTGYLQYDTGVGNITLEVLDSAGAVIGTAITLTPGTSVAFTYRRFSAIQVVIPAAATGTFQGEFCITTRYPM from the coding sequence ATGGGATGCAATAGTTCCTCGTCTGCATTAAGCTGTTGCCCAGATAAAGAGTACGTGCAAGATAAGGTTTGTAGCCCTTGGAGTGGAACAGGTGCTGTTGCTGCTGTTGATGTCATTGTATACAGCAATAATATTACACAGAATATCGTAGGTACCGGTTATTTGCAGTATGACACTGGTGTTGGCAACATTACCCTAGAGGTTCTGGACAGCGCAGGGGCAGTTATCGGTACTGCGATCACACTAACACCAGGAACAAGTGTAGCTTTTACTTATCGTAGGTTCAGCGCTATCCAAGTTGTCATTCCTGCAGCAGCGACAGGAACATTTCAGGGAGAATTCTGCATAACTACTCGTTATCCTATGTAA
- a CDS encoding DUF3992 domain-containing protein, with the protein MSACTCTSTLSCCGNKTIVQDKVCINWAVVAGGTPTVYSDNISQIISASGYVKLETGAGPLTVTFLENAATVKTITIPTGGSSTFTISKFDTITLSSAADTQGEFCITVRYTL; encoded by the coding sequence ATGAGCGCATGTACATGTACATCTACTCTAAGCTGTTGTGGCAATAAAACGATTGTTCAAGATAAAGTGTGTATTAACTGGGCGGTCGTTGCAGGCGGTACACCAACTGTTTATTCGGATAACATTTCCCAAATCATAAGTGCATCTGGGTACGTTAAACTAGAAACCGGAGCAGGACCGCTGACAGTTACCTTTTTAGAAAATGCTGCAACAGTTAAGACGATTACAATTCCAACGGGGGGAAGCTCCACATTTACGATTTCCAAATTTGATACCATTACATTATCTTCAGCTGCTGACACACAAGGAGAATTTTGCATAACCGTTCGATATACCCTGTAA
- a CDS encoding Ig-like domain repeat protein — protein MKEKIQNVFLNSWIRVATIALFITLIGWSAASADSTIQTTTTLTGAAQSTYGDSVTINAVVSDDTENTYNVPEGIVDFYAGNDLVGSTELFENLPVIKERPSKSAPQIPDAKLTCGSECPTIEWGGLTYWAYSYSINNEFTLLVAVDAHNNIVKKWEKVDSKPVRYVNQIELDPANRTVTFTGQGGTFTLSWAFLSHANAQASITLPELPKGVYDLKAVYRAGEGSPHSGSTSTGIIHTVGGLNSQTNLSSNSVTVEYGEEVIFTANVAGSVTGQPKPTGTVTFMDGADILDTVTLGGNGIAKLAKSDLPLGTHLITAVYSGDDKIYNTSNSSSLTQYVVAIKTKATLTYTPAAPKYGDKLTLQAKVANQSNNQHLPNGGKVIFLDGSTELGDATVLNGEASLEISTLGAGEHSLHVIYNAQPGDLFHSNSTSVDYEVTVGKASSHSNLSSDSATVEYGEEVTFTANVAGSVTGQPKPTGTVTFMDGADILDTVTLGGNGIAKLAKSDLPLGTHLITAVYSGDDKIYNTSNSSSLTQYVVAIKTKATLTYTPAAPKYGDKLTLQAKVANQSNNQHLPNGGKVIFLNRSTELGEATILNGEASLEISTLGAGEHSLHVIYNAQPGDLFHSNSTSVDYEVTVGKASSHSNLSSDSATVEYGEEVTFTANVTDSVAGQSKPTGTVTFKNGTDILGTATLDVDGKAKLVNSDLPLGTHLITAFYNGDDNYNTSNSSSLTQAVEAIKTKATLTYSPAAPKYGDKLKLIAKVANQSNNQHLPDGGKVVFMDGSTELGGATVLNGEAFLETSTLEVGEHKLRVIYNAEPGDSIHSNSTSVDYEVTIVNDSSNSNVSPPTTSIPPVASDNIVGSDGKANADLLIAALKANPNAIIHTASETVYLPANALSSSHALSIYNDTGVSITLPLSTLKLEELTQALGVDVKDLVIRVEMKKQTGEAASTVSNAISDIGANQLADAIDFRVVATAGDKEIVISNFGQLISRTIPLSSEVTAMATAVLYDPVEDKLSFVPSTFTVKDNITTVTLKRDGTSIYTVIQRKPTEFNDMQQHWAKNDVATLSSKLIVEGTENNLFEPSRQITRAEFAALIIRSLGIQPISSPTNTFNDVLSSKWYSGTIAAITKTGLMQGDEKGNFKPDSPITRKEMVAIVVRAMGYAGKSIKLSTAAEADAALAGFTDRADLQWAKVEFASAVKAGLIQGQTATKLEGNAIASRAEAAALIARYLINAGLIN, from the coding sequence ATGAAGGAAAAAATTCAGAACGTTTTTTTGAACAGTTGGATTCGCGTGGCTACTATAGCGCTTTTTATAACGTTAATAGGTTGGTCGGCGGCGAGTGCTGATTCAACAATCCAAACAACAACCACTTTGACTGGAGCTGCCCAATCTACCTACGGGGACTCCGTTACAATCAATGCAGTTGTCTCTGATGATACGGAGAACACATACAATGTGCCTGAGGGGATTGTCGACTTCTATGCTGGGAACGATCTCGTGGGTTCAACGGAACTATTCGAGAACCTCCCGGTCATTAAAGAAAGGCCAAGTAAGAGTGCCCCACAGATCCCGGATGCTAAGCTTACATGTGGCTCTGAATGTCCTACGATAGAATGGGGAGGACTCACCTATTGGGCGTATTCATACTCCATCAATAATGAATTTACACTGCTAGTTGCTGTGGATGCCCACAATAACATTGTGAAGAAATGGGAAAAAGTAGATTCTAAGCCCGTGCGGTATGTTAACCAAATAGAACTCGATCCGGCTAATCGTACTGTCACCTTTACGGGGCAAGGTGGAACTTTCACCCTGTCATGGGCTTTTTTGAGTCATGCAAATGCCCAAGCATCCATCACGCTCCCGGAGCTACCTAAAGGCGTGTATGATCTCAAAGCGGTCTATCGGGCAGGAGAGGGATCTCCACATAGCGGCAGTACCTCAACTGGGATTATACATACGGTGGGGGGATTAAATTCACAAACCAACCTGAGTTCAAACTCCGTGACTGTGGAGTACGGGGAAGAGGTGATCTTCACTGCGAATGTGGCAGGCTCAGTTACTGGACAGCCTAAACCTACAGGTACGGTGACCTTTATGGACGGAGCGGACATACTGGATACCGTTACACTAGGTGGAAATGGTATAGCGAAGCTGGCTAAAAGTGACCTCCCGCTAGGTACACATCTTATTACGGCGGTTTATAGCGGTGACGATAAAATTTACAATACTAGCAATTCCAGTAGTCTTACGCAATATGTGGTGGCTATTAAGACTAAGGCAACACTGACTTACACGCCAGCAGCTCCGAAATACGGGGACAAGCTTACGCTGCAAGCGAAAGTTGCTAATCAGTCGAACAATCAACATTTGCCTAATGGAGGCAAGGTGATCTTCCTGGATGGAAGCACAGAGCTAGGCGACGCGACTGTGTTGAACGGTGAAGCATCCTTAGAAATCTCGACTTTGGGAGCAGGAGAGCATAGCCTACATGTAATCTACAACGCACAGCCGGGCGATTTATTTCACAGTAACAGTACCTCTGTAGACTACGAAGTGACGGTTGGCAAAGCTAGTAGTCATTCAAATCTCAGCTCGGACTCCGCGACTGTGGAGTACGGGGAAGAGGTGACCTTCACTGCGAATGTGGCAGGCTCAGTTACTGGACAGCCTAAACCTACAGGTACGGTGACCTTTATGGACGGAGCGGACATACTGGATACCGTTACACTAGGTGGAAATGGTATAGCGAAGCTGGCTAAAAGTGACCTCCCGCTAGGTACACATCTTATTACGGCGGTTTATAGCGGTGACGATAAAATTTACAATACTAGCAATTCCAGTAGTCTTACGCAATATGTGGTGGCTATTAAGACTAAGGCAACACTGACTTACACGCCAGCAGCTCCGAAATACGGGGACAAGCTTACGCTGCAAGCGAAAGTTGCTAATCAGTCGAACAATCAGCATTTGCCTAATGGAGGCAAGGTGATCTTCCTGAATAGAAGCACGGAGCTAGGAGAAGCGACTATATTGAACGGTGAAGCTTCCTTAGAAATCTCGACACTAGGAGCAGGAGAGCATAGCCTACATGTAATCTACAACGCACAGCCGGGCGATTTATTTCACAGTAACAGTACCTCTGTAGACTACGAAGTGACGGTTGGCAAAGCTAGTAGTCATTCAAATCTCAGCTCGGACTCCGCGACTGTGGAGTACGGGGAAGAGGTGACCTTCACTGCAAACGTGACGGACTCCGTTGCTGGACAGTCTAAACCAACAGGAACGGTGACCTTTAAGAACGGAACGGACATACTGGGTACCGCTACGCTGGATGTAGATGGTAAGGCGAAGCTCGTTAACAGCGACCTACCGTTAGGCACACATCTTATTACGGCGTTCTATAACGGAGATGATAATTACAACACAAGCAATTCCAGTAGTCTGACACAAGCTGTGGAGGCTATTAAGACTAAGGCAACGCTGACTTACTCGCCAGCAGCTCCGAAATACGGCGACAAGCTTAAGCTGATAGCGAAAGTTGCTAATCAGTCGAACAATCAACATTTGCCTGACGGAGGCAAGGTCGTCTTTATGGATGGGAGCACGGAGCTGGGCGGAGCGACTGTATTGAACGGTGAAGCATTCTTAGAAACCTCGACACTGGAGGTAGGAGAGCATAAGCTGCGGGTGATATACAATGCGGAGCCCGGCGATTCGATTCATAGTAATAGTACCTCAGTGGACTACGAAGTGACGATCGTCAATGACAGTAGTAACTCAAATGTCAGTCCGCCAACAACGAGCATCCCACCGGTAGCCAGCGATAACATTGTAGGCTCTGATGGTAAAGCTAATGCTGACCTGTTGATTGCGGCCCTGAAGGCAAATCCGAATGCAATTATCCATACAGCGTCGGAAACCGTCTACTTGCCCGCCAATGCCCTATCCTCTAGTCATGCGTTATCAATCTACAACGATACCGGTGTATCCATCACACTGCCCCTGTCCACGCTGAAGCTGGAAGAACTCACTCAAGCACTCGGGGTTGATGTGAAGGATTTGGTCATCCGTGTGGAAATGAAAAAGCAGACGGGAGAAGCGGCTTCGACTGTATCGAATGCAATAAGCGACATTGGCGCCAATCAGCTTGCTGATGCCATCGACTTTCGCGTTGTGGCAACAGCTGGTGATAAAGAGATTGTCATCAGTAACTTTGGTCAGCTTATATCCCGTACGATCCCTCTGTCATCAGAGGTCACGGCAATGGCAACTGCTGTTCTCTACGATCCGGTTGAGGATAAGCTTAGCTTCGTGCCGAGCACCTTTACAGTGAAAGATAATATTACAACTGTCACGCTAAAGCGAGACGGGACCTCTATTTACACGGTCATCCAGAGAAAGCCAACGGAATTTAACGATATGCAGCAACACTGGGCTAAAAATGATGTTGCGACGCTATCCTCGAAGCTAATTGTCGAAGGTACAGAAAATAACCTTTTTGAGCCGAGCCGTCAGATTACACGTGCCGAGTTCGCGGCTTTAATTATCCGTTCACTGGGCATTCAGCCGATATCGTCTCCTACGAATACGTTCAATGACGTGCTGTCGTCCAAATGGTATTCGGGAACAATAGCTGCGATTACGAAAACAGGTCTAATGCAAGGGGACGAGAAAGGAAACTTTAAACCAGATTCTCCGATTACCCGCAAGGAGATGGTCGCAATTGTCGTTCGCGCAATGGGGTATGCTGGTAAATCGATTAAGCTATCGACCGCTGCGGAAGCAGATGCGGCACTGGCAGGATTTACAGACCGTGCAGATCTTCAATGGGCAAAGGTCGAGTTCGCTTCGGCGGTCAAAGCCGGTCTGATTCAAGGTCAAACTGCGACGAAGCTGGAGGGCAACGCCATTGCCAGCCGTGCTGAAGCCGCAGCGCTGATTGCCCGCTATCTAATTAACGCCGGTCTAATAAACTAA
- a CDS encoding S-Ena type endospore appendage, whose protein sequence is MWDKECCGNFLIQGHQTKSQEIWRAGESICVDLAQISIFNSPSSTSFLEVKITGNEQLSLQVYPGNTSTFTGHNVKTIQVSAKEGDHTYIEGKYCVTTSFRLIEDCCDDE, encoded by the coding sequence TTGTGGGATAAAGAGTGCTGTGGTAACTTTCTCATTCAAGGTCACCAAACAAAGTCTCAAGAAATATGGAGAGCTGGGGAAAGTATCTGTGTTGACCTCGCTCAAATCTCTATCTTCAATAGTCCCTCCAGTACAAGCTTTCTCGAAGTAAAAATTACAGGTAATGAACAACTAAGCCTACAAGTGTATCCGGGTAATACCAGCACTTTTACAGGTCACAATGTTAAAACCATTCAGGTTTCCGCCAAGGAAGGCGACCACACCTATATTGAAGGTAAATATTGCGTGACTACTTCTTTTAGATTAATAGAAGATTGCTGCGATGACGAATGA
- a CDS encoding BclA C-terminal domain-containing protein — MQAYCGDANDNSNPISGVNSCSGVSSVGCGSNCNSCGSLCCDGISSKCVTGATGATGATGPTGATGPTGATGVTGLTGATGATGPTGATGATGVTGDTGATGATGPTGTTGPTGATGPTGATGVTGATGATGATGATGATGATGATGATGATGATGATGATGATGATGATGATGATGATGATGATGATGATGATGATGATGETGATGPTGATGVTGVTGVTGVTGVTGATGATGATGATGATGATGATGATGATGATGATGATGATGPTGATGPTGATGPTGATGVTGPTGTTGVTGATGLTGATGATGATGATGATGATGATGATGATGATGATGVTGPTGPTGPTGPTGHTGPTGETGATGVTGAVGPTGATGVTGAIGPTGATGVTGAVGATGAIGPTGAIGPTGAIGPTGAIGATGAIGPTGAIGPTGAIGPTGAIGATGAIGATGVTGITGPTGPTGPSLQAGAAVNTNGATLAITLLNPTVNIPFPNAQNLSAGITVNNPTADTFTINTAGRYHITYSLYPTLTLLTSFQLFRNATAVPGTQVNAAIGIGMVFNQIIINITAGDTIRVTANASLVATVTLGAGTAAATVSIIQVS; from the coding sequence ATGCAAGCCTATTGCGGCGATGCAAATGATAATTCCAATCCTATTTCAGGCGTCAACTCATGTTCTGGTGTCAGTAGTGTCGGCTGTGGCTCCAATTGTAATTCCTGTGGCTCTTTATGCTGTGATGGTATATCCAGTAAATGCGTGACTGGGGCTACCGGGGCTACTGGCGCTACTGGGCCGACTGGCGCTACTGGTCCGACTGGGGCTACTGGTGTTACTGGTCTGACTGGTGCTACTGGTGCTACTGGTCCGACTGGGGCTACTGGCGCGACCGGAGTGACTGGGGATACTGGCGCTACTGGCGCTACTGGTCCGACTGGGACTACTGGGCCGACTGGGGCTACTGGGCCGACTGGGGCTACTGGAGTGACTGGAGCGACTGGAGCGACCGGTGCGACTGGAGCGACCGGTGCGACTGGTGCGACCGGTGCGACTGGTGCGACCGGTGCGACTGGAGCGACCGGTGCGACTGGTGCGACCGGTGCGACTGGTGCGACCGGTGCGACCGGAGCGACTGGTGCGACCGGTGCGACTGGTGCGACTGGTGCGACCGGTGCGACTGGTGCGACTGGTGCGACTGGAGCTACCGGAGCTACCGGGGAGACCGGAGCTACCGGACCTACCGGGGCTACTGGGGTTACTGGGGTTACTGGGGTTACTGGGGTTACTGGGGTTACTGGGGCTACTGGGGCTACTGGGGCTACTGGGGCTACTGGGGCTACTGGGGCTACTGGGGCTACTGGGGCTACTGGGGCTACTGGGGCTACTGGGGCTACTGGGGCTACTGGGGCTACTGGGCCGACTGGGGCTACTGGGCCGACTGGGGCTACTGGGCCGACTGGCGCTACTGGAGTGACTGGACCCACTGGAACGACCGGAGTGACTGGGGCTACTGGTCTGACTGGTGCTACTGGTGCTACTGGCGCTACTGGTGCTACTGGTGCTACTGGCGCTACTGGCGCTACTGGCGCTACTGGTGCTACTGGTGCTACTGGCGCTACTGGTGTTACTGGACCTACTGGACCTACTGGGCCTACTGGACCTACTGGACATACTGGACCTACTGGAGAGACCGGTGCGACCGGGGTGACTGGAGCCGTTGGACCGACTGGCGCGACGGGAGTTACTGGCGCTATTGGGCCGACTGGTGCGACCGGGGTGACTGGAGCCGTTGGGGCGACTGGTGCCATTGGACCGACTGGGGCCATTGGACCGACTGGGGCCATTGGACCGACTGGGGCCATTGGGGCCACTGGTGCCATTGGACCGACTGGGGCCATTGGACCGACTGGGGCCATTGGACCGACTGGGGCCATTGGGGCCACTGGTGCCATTGGGGCAACCGGAGTTACTGGTATAACGGGTCCCACCGGGCCAACGGGGCCATCATTGCAAGCTGGAGCAGCAGTTAATACTAACGGAGCGACACTTGCAATCACGCTTTTAAATCCTACGGTTAATATACCCTTTCCCAATGCTCAGAATTTGTCTGCTGGTATTACAGTTAATAATCCAACAGCCGATACGTTTACGATTAACACCGCAGGCAGATATCACATCACTTATTCCTTGTATCCAACGCTTACACTTCTAACCTCGTTTCAATTATTTCGAAATGCGACAGCTGTACCAGGGACACAGGTAAATGCCGCTATTGGAATCGGGATGGTTTTCAATCAAATCATTATCAATATTACTGCAGGAGATACAATACGAGTCACAGCCAATGCTTCTTTAGTTGCTACAGTTACGCTTGGAGCAGGAACAGCTGCGGCCACCGTTTCTATTATACAAGTCAGTTAG